In Puntigrus tetrazona isolate hp1 chromosome 15, ASM1883169v1, whole genome shotgun sequence, the DNA window ATAAAGGAGGTAAAGAACGGACTGATTTTGAGGCTTTTAGGTATTATCCGTCAGGCTATCTCTACGTAAGACCCTTTTACTCCAAAAGCAAAAGTTTCCTGATGTTGACGAAGACTCCAGAGAAGCTCAGCTGTAACAGTGATGCAACAGTGACGGCGAGTTACATCATTCAGGGCGGTGCACTGAAAACAGGCCAGAAAACCTTGGATTTCTTCTACATTGTATGTTTAACACTGACactcttttttaaaaaccatggtttacttaaaagaaatacaaaaaattctataacaaactgtaaaatgagGGTATGGACAAGTCTTTGAAACTAATTCTTAATTTGCAgagatttaattgtttattggACCACTTGTTAACTCTGAAGTCATGAGCCACTGCTTCGGTTCAAATCAGATCCCACAAAAAATAACAAGCGTTGGAACAACAAGTGCTAATATCATTATGTAAAGTACAGTAATTCTATAAACATCAGTACTGAGCCGCTGGAAACCATGCATGCTCATGCCATCACACTGCTCAACCATGTTTTACAGATGATGTTATATGCATTAAGATGTATGCTTTGATCTTAATTTCAGCCatccaaaaaattatattccagAAGTGGTCttgcttttttacttttttttttggaaaagtcTAATCTGGTCTTGTTTGCACCTTGTGGTATTTGCTCTGGTGAAGTCTCCTCTTTGTCTGAGTTTCAGTAAAAATTTTTTATGCCCTTCACTCGaacactttcttcttcttctcttttacTCTACTGTACGTCATCGATTACGCTGCATTAATGCTCAGTTTTGGCAGAACCCTTGGAATTGACAGAAATGGAACATCCTGAGCCCTTAATCACTTAGAAACCACCAAGGAGTTGGTTTATTGTTTGCATGTTTCATCCTTAATTTGTTTGGTGCGACGTTCTATATGTAAATGGATatgattgttaaaaatatttcaaaatgtatatattatagagTTGTTTGGGGTGGGGCTAAAGTAAACGCGATCTGCAATGACTTCATAATCGTGTTGCATTGTGGTCTATGGAGTGGCATATAAAACAGACCGtttctgctttctctctctctgatggaTTTGTTTAGGTTTCGAAGCCTAACAATTGCTTGACTTGCATGAATGTTTGACAGCATAATGTGGGTTCACAGCAACAGCTTCTAAAGGCAAATGGCACACTTAGAATTAACTGATGTTGAAACAATGATAGAATAGCCCATACCtgtcatgaaaaagcttttgagtCAGTTGTCCAATTACTTATGGCACCTTGAGAAAAGGGGAGGTACATATCAAAGAGCTATACTTCCTGAACCTTTCCTCCAATTTTGATCAGAAAACCCTCAAATTAAAGCTCATAATGTGCACTTTAATTATATAACTGTACCTTGAATATGTTTTAGTCAGaagctaaaataatacaaaattgtctaaatatatatggacctgaattataatgaatatcgatttttcatattatatatcgTAATATCTAACAGGTCTTGTCCAGAGGCAGCATGGCTGAAAATGGTcgtctgtctgtgagtgtgaaCACCAAAAGAGGTAAACGGCTCTTTGACATTAGCTATCATATTGTTCTCTTATTATACAGAGTATTTTATAGTCTTTGTACATTGTGCTTCAGCAAGCACATTTTCTTGTTTccacaaacactctctctctcttttcataaaaagaaaacaaaggagaACTGACAATCCCACTGAAGAAGACGGCAGCTCTGGCTCCATACGCTCAGGTGGTGGTTTACACAGTTCTTCCCAATAGAGAAGCAGTAGCAGACAGTATGGACTTCCCCATTGAAGAATGTTTGCCAAACAAGGTCAGAAAATCCCACATGGCATCTCATTTCAACAGTCAATGTGCCCTTCatgctgttatatatatatatatcttttatcaTTATTGTGTAATAAGATTTTGTGTGCCTGTCTTCATAGGTGTCTTTAAAGTTCTCGTCTCCCACCGCACTGCCTGGAGAGAAGACATCTTTTAACCTGAAAGCCAGTCCTGGCTCCTTGTGCTCCGTGAGGGCCATAGATCAGAGCGTGCTGCTGCTGAGACCAGAGGCCGAGCTGGATGCCGCCGCTGTATGTTACACCAACTGCATTACATTACTACTATTACACATGACTCAGATTTTAAACAACGGATGATAGATCATAGGTTTAACCCATTACTTCACTTTGGACAATTAGTTGATGGCAATATGAAAAGTTTCTAAACTTTGAAAGACAAggtttttcaattttttttatatttgtcacaGCTGCATGGTggataaacagaacaaaatatataattaatataattaattaatattaatataatttaatatgtcAACATTATTGTACTATTTAACCACtgctcattattattaaaaattgtaatttaatgaaaatattttattactttttacttggTGGTACCCCATTTgacatttattcaacattttatcagcattttaatgtttcaaaaatatattttaacaactgcttcactgcttattaatataaataaaaatacagtgtgGTGAAAAATATGATATTACTTGCtggtttttaaaatctaaattgattaattaaaatcaacTTTTTACTTGGTGGATGCACCgcgtgacatttttttaatcattcaatttaaaatggggccatgtttttttcagaaccacataaaacaatttatgaatacaaaaagaacatttttttaagaacttgGAACGTGTGTTATACACTAGactttatactttttaataatggtTTGATTAATTATTAGGAGACTCCTGATCCTACAGATCAATATCTGTCAATACTCTACAGGTCTTTGGAATGCTGCCGGTCCAGATTTTGTCAGGTTACCCCTACAGCATCGAGGAGTTAGAGCCTTACCCCTGCCGACCTCCCTGGGAGGTGATAATCCCACTCGCTGAACCTGCGAGACGCAAGCGATCCCGCTTCTATTACCCTTACTACAGTGACAAAACTGACGCCTACAACATCTTTAGAGTAAGAAACACAAAATCTCTCCTTTTGTATTTCAGAGGTCTTTAAGTATCATCTGATTCTTACTGTACGCTGTCCATCATACAGACAtgaataacacttttttttttccaggcagTCGGAATCAAAATCGCTACCAACTCTGACGTGAAAGCACCTGTAGTTTGTAATAATGACATGTCGATGGTCATGCGATGTAAGTAACTTGTTTTTAAGAATTTGGAAATGCGGTTTATCTGATTGCGTTGACAAACTATCAATCCAAACAGCTGAAGTGTCGGCAGACGATTTTCCAGTTCCAGTGAGAAATGAGAAGATCCGCAAACTCTTTCCAGAAACCTGGATATGGGATCTTATACCTGTGGGGTATGAATCTGCACCACGgcattactgtatatataaagtacAGTTCTTTCTGATTAAACAGAAGAAATATATTCTTGTCTTCATCAGGAAATCAGGATCTGTGGATGTCTCCAAGACGGTCCCGGACACAATCACTAAATGGGCAGCAGGTGCTTTCTGCACATCTACTGTAGGGTTTGGAGTGGCTCCCAAAACTAATCTCACTGCTTTCCAGCCTTTCTTTGTGAGCCTTGCCCTCCCTTACTCCGTTATCCGTGAAGAAACGTTCACTCAAAGCCACCGTATTCAACTACCTCCCCAAATGTATCATGGTAAGCCCGCTTTATGTGTTTTGCAAGCATTTGCAGTAAAAGGATTTCCGTAAGGCTGCCACTGGacaaatctgtgtttttcatAAAGGTGAAGGTCACGCTGGCAGACTCAGTGCAGTTCAAAGCTCAGCCGTGTAAAGGATGCATTTACACTCAGTGTGTTTGCTCTGAAGAGAGCCAAACCTTCCAGTGGATTGTTACACCCTCTGCACTGGGTAAGACAGATGACTGCTATAAGAACAAAAACTCTGAAAGGATTTTATTTGTAACGGGACATGTTGTTACACATGTAATATGAATTTCATTTATGTTCATCAACTTAAATCCACTGtcactggtgtgtgtgttttacaggaaAGGTGAACATTACAGTGCGTGCTGAGGCGGTACAGAGCCGAGAACGGTGTGGCAATGAAGTGGTGACTTTCCCGGACAAAGGCAGAGTTGATACTGTGATGCAGAGCGTTCTGGTAGAGGTACGTGCTTTTGGATATGGTTCTAGGtcttaaaattaattaagatctatctatctagctattattatcatcataaaattgaaacaacttttttttttcaggcagaGGGAACTAAAAAATCAATCACTCAGAATGAACTCATCTGTTTAACAGGTCAGTGGTGTTATAGTGTGTTGAGCTGTCaattaaaatgagaataaaaaaaaatcagctttaataGATGTTAAACTCTGTTATATGGTCTCAGTTACCACATACCacagataataattttttttacagtattgcaCTTAAAAGTAATTGGAAGCCAATATTAATATACTGGATAAAAGGCATTTTGTGACCAATGTCTGAACCTTGATGTTCTCAAGGTACTCAAGAAACTATGCATATGTTTACCTAGGGCAAAATGCAAAGGATGGTCACACCAAATGATGTGGTTTAGTTATGACTAACTGGATTTAGCCTGTCTCAGTTTGTtcagtttcttcatgtcattccaaacaggctggatgatgatgagatcaaatgtgcaaacaaaatctcactttattattaaaattactggctaaatgaatgtttggaaatgtaaactgacatttcctactgacacgctacagcaaaagatagaaTTAACTGACTTAAAGCCTTTTTCAGGTGAAAATGGTCGTGTTTTAATCCTTTGGCAACCactgtatgtgtattatattcaagcttgtattttgaaaaatatgcatttgaatCATCTGTTGTGAATTGTTTGCTAGACTAGAAGGTCCTGATATCAGTAcgaaacattttatgtaaaaaaaaataaaagttaaatgcttccaatttttggttttaaaccATGTGTAGTTTTCACAAGAGATGGAAAAATTATTATCTGTAGATTAGTACAAATAATAGGAAATTTTacctgatgtttttattttatattccaaTTTCATTAGACCGTCCACAGGAGACATCCGTCTCTCTCAATCTACCCAAAGTCTTTGTCAAGGATTCTGCAAAAAGCTTTGTCACTGTTCTGGGTGAGCCTAAAATATGCTGGCAAATGTACATAATGTACACTAATTactttgtaatataaatgtgaaaaggTTAAATACTATGTAATCAATAGTTCTAATTGGGTATCTCTGGGTTAATCATAATGATCATATGCTTATCTGGTTTGTAGGTGATCTGATGGGTCGTGCTCTGAGGAACATCGCTGATCTGTTGGCTATGCCGTACGGCTGTGGAGAGCAGAACATGCTGCTTTTTGCTCCCAATATCTACATCCTTCAGTACCTGGAGAGCAGCGGGCAACTCACTCCTGAGATTAAAAACAGAGCCGTAACCTTCCTGCAGAGCGGTGAGGAAAACCATTATCGAATagaaaatacagcaaataatttattagcataaatatgtttaaatattttttttagaaagcaaagtaaaaataccggtacaatataaaatgaatgtttgcattcttatttaaaataaaaatagcaatattttaacCATATCAATTAACagacatttagatattttttctaGCAAACTCATTGGAGCTGAATCAGACTTAATGAAAGAAATATTGATTTctgttgaattaatttaaaaacaggtCCATTTGATATAATCAAGAATGtcagacattttctttcttattttttcagGTTATCAAAGAGAGCTGACATACAAGCATGATGACGGATCTTACAGCGCTTTTGGGAGGAATGATCCTTCTGGTAACACCTGGTGAGTCTGGTACAGAGACAATGGAAGCCTTTAGTTACTCAACTTAGTTGTCTTGCTGTGTAGATTCTCTCTTCCTGTATGTGGATTTAATGGCCCTCTGGAATAGAAAACCTAGTTTTGCACATGGAAACATTCTGAAAACTATTAAGGCAGGGTTACCAAATTCTGGGTATTTTACAGCAATTTCTATTGTTTCCTTAGGCTAACTGCATTTGTGATGAAGAGCTTTGGCGGAGCgaagaattatatatttatagatcaGAATAGTATTGATCACGCAAAGGAATGGCTGGGTCGACAGCAACAGGACAACGGCTGCTTCGCCTCTGTTGGGAAGCTCTACCACATTGATATGATGGTGAGAACAGGAGAGACCAATTCAGGGCCTTTAtctgctgctgaaaaaaaatcactggtTCATATGGATTACTTCTTAATTCTTTAGGactatccacctttttcttaaAGTAAGCCTATGGTTGAGGCTTCTGGTTCGTTAGACACTACAGGCAAATAATGAGGAGAATAATAATGTGCAGTAAACACTAAAAcagtttgcactacaaaccagtgtattcataattaaaataacatattaaaataacatatcaGGGCAGCAAAACTAACTGTGTTGTATAGTTAAAAATAGCTGAACATGGATGAGTCCGGAAGCTAGAcccatagaatttacaaatgggGTGCTCATTTTTACGCCACGAAATAAGTTGGATGGTTAGCCCATCCTCCTGTTTGTTTTCGTATTGTAATAATATGACATTGTATTTCCATTATGTATTTTCTCTATTTCCCTAATGTTctcttttcacaaaaaaaaaaaaaaaaaaaaaaaaaatcagtagaTATTGGATATCTCaacctatttaaaataaaataaacacaacaaaaatcaCACAAGATAATAcaatgttttcagaaaataaacatatttaaaaatgtatttagcagGTTTTAGTGTGTGGGTTGAGGAGATGGTTGCAGGGACGGGTAATGGATCAAAGTCATGGAAGTCAGGAGAACTCCTTATAGACTCCTTATTGAGCTGGTTGAGGATTTCACACTCTGAAAATGTCTGTTAGATGGCAATAAACTGAGGAGATTGAAGTGCTGAGGGTGGGAAGGATCTCTGATGGTGTTTTTCCTCTCACAGGGTGGCGTCAGTGATGAAGTCACTCTCTCTGCGTACATCACCGCAGCACTGCTGGAGTTAGGAGTCCAGAAAACTGTGAGTAAAACCCTCTTTATGGCTCCAAAGAGATAAGTCCAAATCTAACTTGATACAGATCATGTGAATCACAGAGGAAGTAGACACTCATTAAGTCTCTCGTGTGGTTTGTAAGGATCCCATGATTTCAAAAAGCCTTGAATGCCTGAAGGTCTCTTCCCGTAACATCACCAACACTTATGTGACCGCTTTACTGTCCTACACATTCACTCTTGCTGGAGATGAACAGATGAGACAGAGCTTAGTCTCCAACCTGGACCAGCAGGCCAAGAGAGAAGGTACCATACAGCTTTAGATTAAATTAGACAATTAAAGATACTGTGCATAATTTGTATTTTccaacaagaaacaaaactattttttttacagcttccACAGTATATGTTTTACGTGGCATACATTACATAGGGAAAAATAGATACTGTGCATTAAGAACATGTTACTTCATCTTACTTTTaccacattttattcatttattttcacaatttaagTCAAAGTCACTTTAGCAAGTTAGACAGCAAGTGTTTGccaaagtgctttacatgagAAAGACAGTATTATAAATAGTAAACAACTAACAATAAAGTCCTCAATCCAAAACAATAAAGTCCTTTTGACTGGAGTAAATGGCTGAAAAATGCCTGTAAATCAAGTCTGAGAGATATGTCAGTGCCAGactatttaatgatttaaaaactaagattaaaatcaaatctaaaCACAGTGCTTCATTACAAGAGATCAAGACGTTACGGTCTACAGTGTCAGATGCAGCGGTGAGATCTAGGAGCATAAGAACAGCATGGTCACCTGAGTCAGAATCATTTaaaactgtctctgtgctgtgtgtgcCAGATTAAAAAACCCATGGAGAccatgtaaatttaaaaataagtatagtTGTGTTAGTATAAGTTCTCCAGCATCTTAGAGAGAAACAGGAGTTTTGAGATGGGCCTAAATTTTCCAAGaactgatgaataaaaaaaaaaaaaaaaaaaaaaatatatatatatatatatatgtgtgtgttttttaatcacCACTCCTGAGGCAacactgcaatttaaaatagattgAATTTTGGGTCCAGTAGTTTCAAAAGCCTTTTTTAGAATGTTAGAAGGAATAATGTCCAGGCTACAAGAAGATGGTTTCATCTTACCAATAATCTCTTGCAAAGATGCAAGGGATACAAATTGAAACTGATCAAAGACAACAGGGCAGACAGTAGAAACAGATAGATCAGCAGATGGAgttgtttgaaatgtttgcCCTAACAGCCTCAATCATGTCAGTAAAATAAATTTGCAACCTATCTTTCTTCCACCTACGTTCAGCCCTTCTACACACAGTTCGAGGTGTTGACAGGTCAAGTAAGGTCGAGTAAAACAAAGAAGTTAGGTTAAGACCACAGGAAGAATCCCTATCAATGCTATTTAAGGCATCAGAAAACAGCTCAGCACTCAATGGACTTTTTCGGTCAAAGATCCGTTGGGACAATTGAGTTATGGCTCTTTGTAttgatattattaatttattatcaattcattctttattattcttatcTCTTGTTTTAGTTAAATCATGGACACATTGTACTAACTTGTTCATTTGTTCACAACGTGTTATATTGTGACCACAATTTACCTAAAACAAGGcaacaaatgtttctttaaaaaaaaaaaaaaaaaaaaattctgtctaCCCCCTACCTATTTCTCTGGAGCCCAGTTTGAAAACACTTGATCAAGATTATCCCattgcttttaataataaacacaaccACCAGCCTTCAATGTTCTAGTTTTCTCCCTCTGATTATTTCAGGTGTAGGACGATATTGGAGTTTGGGTAATAATGCTCAACCGACGGGCTCTGTGGAGGTAGAGACGAGTGCCTATGTGTTGCTGGCTCTGCTCTCAGGACCTTCACTGCCTGGATTTGGACTGAACTACTCTGCTAGCGTAGTACACTGGCTAACCAAGAAACAGAATGCGTATGGAGGCTTCTCCTCTACACAGGTAACGTCATTAAACCTATCCTATGCAGCTTTCTTTAGATCCCTCTCTGtctttataatgtgttttatcattattgacTGTAAGTGGTgttgctgtctctctctgtgaacAGGATACTGTAGTAGCACTCCAGGCCCTCGCTAAATACAGTGCTGCCACCTACAATCCAGAAGGATCCATTACTGTAAGCGTGACCTCCCCCTCAGGCCAGAGGAACCAGTTCACCGTGAACCAGAACAACCGGCTGCTTTACCAGGAGAAACAGCTACAGGAAGCTACCGGCACATACAAGCTCAGGGCAGAAGGCAaaggctgtgtgtttgtgcaggtcTGCGTGCTGCCTCTGTGTGTGAATCATCTCTTGAGCGCGTCTGGTATTAGCTTCAAATCCTCAGTTGCgatttctttcattcattcgcTTCTTTGCTCTGTGGCACAAAACCACAGGTTtcatagcaatagccaaaaatatgtTGCATGgtcaaaataatgtatttgtctTTGCCAAAAATAaggatattttgtaaatgtactaCTGTAGATATAGGCTATCATTTGCACCCTCAAGTTCTAGACTTTTAAGTAGTTGTGTCTCCCATAGCCAAATATTGTCTGGTCCTagccatacatcaatggaaagcttatttattcagctttcatatgATATATAGcgcaaatttaaattttaaaatggacccttatgactggttttgtagtcCGGGGTCACAAACGCTCTTCTACTTGttgctttggatgaaagcatctgctCAATGAGACATAACCGATTATTGGGTTCTGCTGTCATTTGTTGCGTTGTACTGCTCACATCCAGACTAGAATTATTCTTTCCCAATATAGAAAATTTGATTAGTGCTGAAAGCATATTGTTATCATGTTTTAGTAAAGCTCCAACTGGCCttctatttagaatttattacacGAGCATTACTTTCTACATTAAGCACATAGTTTGTACTTAAGAGGGTCGCATTACCTGAAAGCTGCTGATATAAATAACCTTGTTTTTGACGTCATACTGTGCTTATTGTCTCTCAGTTTGCCTTGCTCTACAATATCCCGCCTCCTCCAGAGGCTTTGGCCTTCAAAATCAAAGCAAATCCTGGGGTTTGCAGCAACACAAAGAACCCAGCTTTTACGCTAACCACCACTGTAAGGTGAGCCAGATTTCCATTACTGTCCTTTATGTCTATTACGTGAATGTCCGAAAAATGTAACGTtatgtcattcttttttttgcaagtaATTACTATAAACACTGCcattatttaaaggaataatttacccagaaataaatattttgtaatttagtaACTTTTAAAGACATGGACACTAGGGAAAGagcaatatttacatttatttctgtcaaaCCTTTATGTCTCTCCCatgaaacataaatattattttagacaaCTTATACAGCTCTtttgaatacaaaaatactgtaaaaataaaaactctacatttaaatgctacaaattagcaataaaaatataatacatacaaattatataatattgttcaCAGGTTGGcttttttctgacttttttaaaaaaaggatgcatTTGATTGCTCAAAAGTGACCGTAAAgataatgtaaatgttacaaaatatttatatttcatatttgaatgataGGGGTTATTCTTTTgctgtatttctttattaaattattggtaagaataaattattagtaaaaaaaaacaaatgttgcaTACAGCTGTAACAAATTCAACAAGTTCATGGCTTAATAGACTCCCTGCTGTCTGTCAGACTACATACAGAACAATGCGTGCTAGTGATTGTTGGAATGATTATATGACAGGTATAACGGCACACGAGCAGAAACCAACATGGTGATCATTAACGTCAAGCTGCTGTCGGGGTTTAAGCCGGATGAGACGTCTCTGCAGGCTGTGAGTGACACATGAAGGGCTCCGGTCCTCTTGTATCAAGTTGTGCAGCCAGTGTTTGATTCATTCTCATTCGCTCCTCTGTCTCCACAGCTGAGGGAAGACCCCAGCATCAGACGTCTGGATGTGGATGAGGATCATGTCATTTTCTATTTGGATAGTGTAAgtgttttattcaaatacattGAGGGGTTCAAAACCTTTTCGCTATAGATCACTGaccaataaaattaataaaatgactgtGCTCACTTAAGTGAATAGTTGACCTGAATATGAAAACTTGATAAAATTGTACTCAATCTCAGGTCAAACATGATGTagatgaattagtttttttcatcagaatagatttggagaaatgtatcaATACATCAcctgctcaccagtggatcctttgaatgggtgccatcagaatgtcTGATAAAATCCTCAACAAAAATGCATAACActtccagtccatcagttaacctttttgaaataaaaagtagaaaaacaaTGAATCATAGTCATCCATAACAAAGCTTTCTCCATTCAGAAATCCATCCCTTGCTGTCTCTCTCACATTAAAATCCAATGgcatatttatttagaactGTTATTACTAGTAAACAGTTCTTAATCTATGCATATGTCTGTCCTGATTCATGAGACCGCTTTTGCACTACAGGAAacaatattgacttttttttaaatgatatttttgtggTCAGCTATTTCTTTAACACATTCTTATACATCATGTGTTCAATAATTTTTCACTATTATGTACTTTTCACTACGCTGTAAAATAAATCTCTCTATAAACATGATGTAAtaattttctctttcattccAGCTGAAAAAGAGTCAGGAGAAGTCCATCAGCCTGCAGCTCGTGCAGGAAGTACCGGTGCAGAACCTGAAACCAGCTGTAGTGACCGTCTATGACTACTACAAGATCAGTACGTGTTTATTCCTCACTGTGCACTCTGAAgtacaatatacattttttttattaaaaaaacagcaaaatataataaataagaaaataataatagaataaataaataattaaaaacacaatttgcattttaaagtttttataaatCTTAGTGGCCTCGTGATACAAGCATTGTGTGATTGTGCTTTACAatgctgtatttaattttaccataatgcattttagttttattgagACAAGCTCGACAATGTAGAGCACAAAAAACTAAGTTGTGTTTCTATTTTTCCAGGTGAATTTTCTGTGGTTGACTACACTTCCCCATGTGCATAAACAATACTGTAAGTAcagtaaatttgtttttttttctttttctttttccaaattaccaaatgacatataaataacaaatatgaatGTAATATGATTGAAAGTAGATATGTTACATTTCTTGATAAAAAACTGATTGACCAAATGTTTTTCAGGCATTGATATGAAGTGCTAATGGCTGAACTATTGTACACTGGAATATATGGCaacactttttctgtttttctgtcactTTCTTGTAACAATAATTTCTGCATTCTAGATGCTATTAAACAATTTGTCAAGTAATGCTGAAGTATTTGTGccctgtcattatttattaaatagatttaataataCTGTACATATGTAAATATCTAGATCTTAATTATGAATCTATACTTAATATTAGTGCATATTAGTCAaatattaaatctttatttcaagttttaaaTCTCTCGCAACCAAATGATGTATTTTAGGGGGAAAAGCACACATCTGCAAATGTATTGTTGctgatttgtcttttttactATAGGACAGTTTAGTAGAGACATGGaacaagagggagagagagagagtagggTGGGAAAGGTCCTTGAGCCAGAATTCAAACTTTGTAATACAA includes these proteins:
- the LOC122359095 gene encoding LOW QUALITY PROTEIN: alpha-2-macroglobulin-like protein 1 (The sequence of the model RefSeq protein was modified relative to this genomic sequence to represent the inferred CDS: inserted 2 bases in 1 codon) → MLLSLLSSLLLLLLQCSLTSGATDPIYLVTVTSQAVGGSTETLCAQIHESTEALSIVVTLRTDNQNLTVLQQASIKKDFYRCVPFKVPAVTVESVASVDVVIRGGKTFLNNNTKILINPPQNLLFIQSDKPIYKPGQTIKFRIVSLDNNFLPRNQVFRTVELQDPFSNLIGQWLNQTTRIGILDLSHSMSPEAAQGYYTITAWDEKNQQTSHGFEIKEYVLPKYEVNIDFPSVITVQDKEVTLKVCAKYTYGKPVLGSVNAQVCGQSYNIYYIRADFSDNNGICKKYSMMTDRTGCGSQVINVTEFGLSSRGSFEVNCDVEESGTGITMQGSATAEFTSDYVNVQYEDTPSTYRPGVAFKGKVVVTNPQSSVLKNEVVIVYAQYGEKSVNVTLTTDVSGSAHFSFDTSDWSELPVQLQVRHKGGKERTDFEAFRYYPSGYLYVRPFYSKSKSFLMLTKTPEKLSCNSDATVTASYIIQGGALKTGQKTLDFFYIVLSRGSMAENGRLSVSVNTKRENKGELTIPLKKTAALAPYAQVVVYTVLPNREAVADSMDFPIEECLPNKVSLKFSSPTALPGEKTSFNLKASPGSLCSVRAIDQSVLLLRPEAELDAAAVFGMLPVQILSGYPYSIEELEPYPCRPPWEVIIPLAEPARRKRSRFYYPYYSDKTDAYNIFRAVGIKIATNSDVKAPVVCNNDMSMVMRSEVSADDFPVPVRNEKIRKLFPETWIWDLIPVGKSGSVDVSKTVPDTITKWAAGAFCTSTVGFGVAPKTNLTAFQPFFVSLALPYSVIREETFTXKATVFNYLPKCIMVKVTLADSVQFKAQPCKGCIYTQCVCSEESQTFQWIVTPSALGKVNITVRAEAVQSRERCGNEVVTFPDKGRVDTVMQSVLVEAEGTKKSITQNELICLTDRPQETSVSLNLPKVFVKDSAKSFVTVLGDLMGRALRNIADLLAMPYGCGEQNMLLFAPNIYILQYLESSGQLTPEIKNRAVTFLQSGYQRELTYKHDDGSYSAFGRNDPSGNTWLTAFVMKSFGGAKNYIFIDQNSIDHAKEWLGRQQQDNGCFASVGKLYHIDMMGGVSDEVTLSAYITAALLELGVQKTDPMISKSLECLKVSSRNITNTYVTALLSYTFTLAGDEQMRQSLVSNLDQQAKREGVGRYWSLGNNAQPTGSVEVETSAYVLLALLSGPSLPGFGLNYSASVVHWLTKKQNAYGGFSSTQDTVVALQALAKYSAATYNPEGSITVSVTSPSGQRNQFTVNQNNRLLYQEKQLQEATGTYKLRAEGKGCVFVQFALLYNIPPPPEALAFKIKANPGVCSNTKNPAFTLTTTVRYNGTRAETNMVIINVKLLSGFKPDETSLQALREDPSIRRLDVDEDHVIFYLDSLKKSQEKSISLQLVQEVPVQNLKPAVVTVYDYYKISEFSVVDYTSPCA